In the Gossypium arboreum isolate Shixiya-1 chromosome 10, ASM2569848v2, whole genome shotgun sequence genome, one interval contains:
- the LOC108452462 gene encoding uncharacterized protein LOC108452462 isoform X2, whose amino-acid sequence MEVQHCAESTTKTMAYLQPLIFYILSALPIFWLISPSLSSLDNVNDKVTVSLYYETSLCPRCASFISNDLVKVFHTDLHTIINLRLVPWSNAEIHCQDFENFVKYVCQAYKGDHKPAACKAQSSNLSPTIYALPQPPVIPVVDFYKLALQWPPSVCSSTLNCKLPIPTEFKIHGIWAQDAHDMPVPPYNARNPCTHPQPTTTPPQLQNLLIGDVALVGKKLNNRNKAKAEPVFFLSL is encoded by the exons ATGGAGGTTCAACATTGTGCAGAATCTACCACTAAAACAATGGCTTATCTTCAACCATTGATCTTCTATATTCTGTCCGCTCTTCCAATATTCTGGCTTATATCTCCCTCCCTTTCCTCTTTAGATAATGTTAATGACAAGGTTACTGTGTCACTGTACTATGAAACAAGTTTATGTCCACGTTGTGCCTCCTTTATCTCCAATGACCTCGTCAAGGTCTTCCATACTGACCTCCATACCATTATCAATCTAAGATTGGTCCCTTGGAGCAATGCTGAAATCCATTGCCAG gactttgaaaattttgtgaaatatGTGTGCCAAGCTTATAAAGGAGATCATAAACCAGCTGCTTGCAAAGCACAATCATCCAATCTCAGCCCAACCATCTATGCAT TACCCCAGCCGCCAGTAATTCCAGTGGTAGACTTCTATAAATTGGCACTTCAATGGCCTCCCTCAGTTTGTAGCTCTACTCTCAACTGTAAACTCCCAATCCCAACTGAATTCAAAATACATGGAATTTGGGCGCAAGACGCTCATGACATGCCGGTGCCCCCGTACAATGCAAGGAATCCTTGCACCCATCCACAACCTACTACAACCCCGCCACAACTCCAA AACTTGTTGATAGGTGATGTAGCTCTTGTTGGGAAGAAACTGAACAACCGAAACAAAGCGAAAGCCGAACCGGTGTTCTTTCTCTCCTTATAA
- the LOC108452462 gene encoding uncharacterized protein LOC108452462 isoform X1: MEVQHCAESTTKTMAYLQPLIFYILSALPIFWLISPSLSSLDNVNDKVTVSLYYETSLCPRCASFISNDLVKVFHTDLHTIINLRLVPWSNAEIHCQDFENFVKYVCQAYKGDHKPAACKAQSSNLSPTIYASFAVPQPPVIPVVDFYKLALQWPPSVCSSTLNCKLPIPTEFKIHGIWAQDAHDMPVPPYNARNPCTHPQPTTTPPQLQNLLIGDVALVGKKLNNRNKAKAEPVFFLSL; this comes from the exons ATGGAGGTTCAACATTGTGCAGAATCTACCACTAAAACAATGGCTTATCTTCAACCATTGATCTTCTATATTCTGTCCGCTCTTCCAATATTCTGGCTTATATCTCCCTCCCTTTCCTCTTTAGATAATGTTAATGACAAGGTTACTGTGTCACTGTACTATGAAACAAGTTTATGTCCACGTTGTGCCTCCTTTATCTCCAATGACCTCGTCAAGGTCTTCCATACTGACCTCCATACCATTATCAATCTAAGATTGGTCCCTTGGAGCAATGCTGAAATCCATTGCCAG gactttgaaaattttgtgaaatatGTGTGCCAAGCTTATAAAGGAGATCATAAACCAGCTGCTTGCAAAGCACAATCATCCAATCTCAGCCCAACCATCTATGCAT CATTTGCAGTACCCCAGCCGCCAGTAATTCCAGTGGTAGACTTCTATAAATTGGCACTTCAATGGCCTCCCTCAGTTTGTAGCTCTACTCTCAACTGTAAACTCCCAATCCCAACTGAATTCAAAATACATGGAATTTGGGCGCAAGACGCTCATGACATGCCGGTGCCCCCGTACAATGCAAGGAATCCTTGCACCCATCCACAACCTACTACAACCCCGCCACAACTCCAA AACTTGTTGATAGGTGATGTAGCTCTTGTTGGGAAGAAACTGAACAACCGAAACAAAGCGAAAGCCGAACCGGTGTTCTTTCTCTCCTTATAA
- the LOC108452462 gene encoding uncharacterized protein LOC108452462 isoform X3 — MEVQHCAESTTKTMAYLQPLIFYILSALPIFWLISPSLSSLDNVNDKVTVSLYYETSLCPRCASFISNDLVKVFHTDLHTIINLRLVPWSNAEIHCQDFENFVKYVCQAYKGDHKPAACKAQSSNLSPTIYASFAVPQPPVIPVVDFYKLALQWPPSVCSSTLNCKLPIPTEFKIHGIWAQDAHDMPVPPYNARNPCTHPQPTTTPPQLQVM, encoded by the exons ATGGAGGTTCAACATTGTGCAGAATCTACCACTAAAACAATGGCTTATCTTCAACCATTGATCTTCTATATTCTGTCCGCTCTTCCAATATTCTGGCTTATATCTCCCTCCCTTTCCTCTTTAGATAATGTTAATGACAAGGTTACTGTGTCACTGTACTATGAAACAAGTTTATGTCCACGTTGTGCCTCCTTTATCTCCAATGACCTCGTCAAGGTCTTCCATACTGACCTCCATACCATTATCAATCTAAGATTGGTCCCTTGGAGCAATGCTGAAATCCATTGCCAG gactttgaaaattttgtgaaatatGTGTGCCAAGCTTATAAAGGAGATCATAAACCAGCTGCTTGCAAAGCACAATCATCCAATCTCAGCCCAACCATCTATGCAT CATTTGCAGTACCCCAGCCGCCAGTAATTCCAGTGGTAGACTTCTATAAATTGGCACTTCAATGGCCTCCCTCAGTTTGTAGCTCTACTCTCAACTGTAAACTCCCAATCCCAACTGAATTCAAAATACATGGAATTTGGGCGCAAGACGCTCATGACATGCCGGTGCCCCCGTACAATGCAAGGAATCCTTGCACCCATCCACAACCTACTACAACCCCGCCACAACTCCAA GTGATGTAG